A single Candidatus Thalassolituus haligoni DNA region contains:
- a CDS encoding transporter substrate-binding domain-containing protein, translating into MATATVLYSSLAAGLTLTLEEQAWVDSHPTVTVGVEREWAPFDFVDYNGNPAGISQRLISNILASLGIKPDYRIDDWPNLLRAARSGDIMILPSLAQTPLRSEYLRFTQPYTRLNEYFFGHSDFVGTSKDILLKQRIVIPSGYAIDETVRDHYPGINIINVPNQDEAIRMVLEDRADLLIGIYAVLHYKLGQQGIINIKPLIPYGAMDLHMAVPQSQPILQGILNKALLEISAADINTLSQEWLPDHPVIENQLLLSRDEIEWLHQHPQIEVDARSLPPLIVINGDQIEGIAGEYFNRVGKELGVRFVPAKSGGNADIIIGDLNNPEFSPHYQPVVTLLATPIVVLMTADKSFIDDEQQLYNQRVGVLASASFSQTLSEKIPGLSLIRIASVNQMLDMLEAGQLDAITMPLTQANHLLRLENYRNIKVVGKTNVVVQPAIMVSRQTPELTSAILATGVKLSDADRLAILNKWSDVQFAERIDYGLIARVIGVFILYIIISIYWNRRLSKEVDQRKQTELALQTERDNFKALFKEATEGNLIFQFGECIAHNHATEQLLGYRDGRNLAGMKLADTTPPTQPDGRESEEVITRAFSTCLNNGAFHLELVVRRVDGTQRWLDMSLTRINYEGQPAIYAVLKDISEQKRLTAELARARDKAEVASRAKSEFLANMSHEIRTPMNAIIGFTELLSEQLDQPRLRSYVDTVHKASGSLLQLINDVLDLSKIESGKMDMARVPTNVNALIDEIAQFFSLAVTAKGLNLIVNTDVKLPLFLLLDDVRLRQILINLVGNAVKFTDQGAVTLTSRTLQNNGHLSKVDLEISISDTGIGIESGHMDAIFTEFEQLSSPDGRHAGGTGLGLAISRRLIEMMGGSISVVSAFGQGSTFTIKLIGMDIASVTAGTAEQMHSRQLANHLSVNDFEPCNILVVDDIDNNRELIARIFDNSRVRILQAANGQEALEVVEQIQPDLVLMDIRMPVMDGYEATRILQKRYPDLRIIALTASVIRGGESTPDLQLFDAHLHKPVLRRELINTLKQFLVMREPAAASPAPETNTSPYQLDTAVLESVKDQLMPLYEQARQTHSLKDIGQFAVALQQLSTKKRINPLAEMASNLLAAIDTFDIVLIENLMSKYHTLLTSTELP; encoded by the coding sequence GTGGCGACGGCGACCGTTCTGTATTCATCGTTGGCGGCCGGACTGACACTCACGCTGGAAGAACAAGCCTGGGTCGATTCCCATCCAACCGTCACGGTGGGTGTCGAACGCGAATGGGCGCCTTTTGACTTTGTTGACTATAACGGTAACCCAGCTGGCATCTCCCAACGCCTGATCAGTAATATTCTGGCATCACTGGGCATCAAACCGGATTACCGTATCGATGACTGGCCCAACTTGCTGCGTGCTGCCAGATCCGGCGACATCATGATCCTGCCGTCATTGGCCCAAACCCCATTACGCTCGGAATACCTGCGTTTTACCCAACCGTACACCCGCCTCAACGAGTATTTTTTTGGTCACAGCGACTTCGTTGGCACCAGCAAGGATATCCTGCTAAAGCAACGTATCGTGATCCCCAGTGGCTATGCCATTGACGAAACCGTACGCGACCACTATCCGGGTATTAATATTATTAATGTTCCTAACCAGGACGAAGCCATTCGTATGGTACTGGAAGACCGGGCTGACCTGTTGATTGGTATCTATGCTGTCCTGCATTACAAACTCGGCCAACAAGGCATTATCAACATCAAGCCGCTGATTCCCTATGGTGCGATGGATCTGCATATGGCCGTACCCCAGTCACAGCCCATATTGCAAGGCATCCTCAACAAGGCACTGCTGGAAATCTCTGCTGCGGATATCAATACCCTGTCGCAGGAATGGTTACCCGATCACCCGGTGATCGAAAACCAGCTGCTGTTGTCACGGGACGAAATCGAATGGCTGCACCAGCATCCACAAATCGAGGTCGATGCCCGCTCCCTGCCACCACTGATCGTAATCAATGGCGATCAAATCGAAGGCATCGCGGGCGAATACTTTAACCGCGTCGGCAAGGAACTGGGCGTCCGTTTTGTTCCAGCCAAAAGCGGTGGCAACGCCGACATTATTATCGGCGATCTCAACAACCCCGAATTCAGTCCGCACTACCAACCGGTTGTGACCTTACTGGCAACGCCCATTGTCGTGCTGATGACCGCAGATAAAAGCTTTATTGACGATGAACAGCAGCTTTATAACCAACGGGTTGGCGTCCTTGCTTCTGCCAGTTTTAGCCAGACTTTGTCTGAAAAAATTCCCGGCTTGTCGCTGATCCGTATCGCCTCGGTTAACCAGATGCTGGACATGCTGGAAGCTGGTCAGCTCGACGCGATCACCATGCCCCTGACACAGGCCAATCATCTGTTGCGGCTGGAAAATTACCGTAATATCAAGGTAGTCGGCAAAACCAACGTGGTCGTTCAGCCAGCCATTATGGTCAGCCGTCAAACACCGGAGCTAACCTCGGCCATTCTCGCCACCGGCGTCAAACTCAGTGATGCGGATCGACTCGCCATTCTGAATAAATGGTCGGACGTACAGTTTGCCGAACGTATCGACTATGGATTGATCGCCCGCGTGATCGGCGTTTTTATTCTCTATATCATTATCAGCATTTACTGGAACCGACGACTGAGTAAAGAAGTCGACCAGCGCAAGCAGACCGAACTGGCATTACAAACCGAACGCGACAATTTCAAAGCACTATTCAAGGAAGCAACCGAAGGCAACCTGATTTTTCAGTTTGGCGAGTGTATTGCGCACAATCACGCCACGGAACAACTGCTGGGTTACCGCGATGGCCGCAACCTCGCCGGTATGAAACTCGCAGACACAACCCCTCCAACCCAACCCGATGGCCGTGAATCAGAGGAAGTGATTACCCGAGCATTTTCGACCTGCCTCAATAACGGTGCCTTTCATCTGGAACTGGTGGTTCGTCGTGTCGATGGCACCCAACGCTGGCTCGACATGTCCCTGACCCGCATCAACTATGAAGGCCAACCGGCTATTTACGCCGTTCTGAAAGATATATCCGAGCAAAAACGACTGACGGCAGAGCTTGCCCGTGCCCGAGACAAGGCCGAAGTCGCCAGTCGGGCAAAATCAGAATTCCTCGCCAATATGAGCCACGAAATCCGCACCCCTATGAATGCGATTATCGGTTTTACCGAGCTGTTAAGTGAACAGCTGGATCAGCCCCGCTTGCGTTCTTACGTCGACACGGTACACAAGGCCAGCGGTTCGTTACTGCAGCTGATCAACGATGTGCTGGATCTGTCAAAAATAGAATCTGGCAAAATGGACATGGCCAGAGTGCCAACCAACGTCAATGCCCTGATTGACGAAATCGCCCAGTTTTTTTCCCTCGCGGTGACCGCCAAGGGTCTCAACCTGATCGTCAACACTGACGTCAAACTGCCATTGTTTCTGCTACTGGATGATGTCCGGTTACGACAGATCCTGATCAATTTAGTCGGTAATGCCGTCAAATTCACCGACCAGGGTGCCGTTACCCTGACCTCCCGCACGTTGCAAAATAACGGTCACCTCAGCAAGGTCGACCTTGAAATATCCATCAGCGACACCGGCATAGGAATTGAATCCGGTCATATGGACGCCATTTTCACCGAATTTGAACAGCTGTCATCACCCGACGGCAGACATGCCGGTGGTACCGGGCTGGGGCTGGCTATCTCTCGGCGACTGATCGAAATGATGGGAGGCAGCATTTCTGTTGTCAGCGCTTTCGGACAAGGCTCCACATTTACCATCAAACTGATCGGAATGGATATCGCCTCGGTCACAGCCGGTACGGCAGAGCAGATGCACTCCCGACAGCTCGCCAATCATCTCAGCGTCAACGACTTCGAACCCTGTAATATTCTGGTCGTCGACGATATTGACAACAATCGCGAGCTGATCGCCCGCATTTTTGACAACTCCCGTGTCAGAATTCTACAGGCAGCCAATGGCCAGGAAGCACTGGAAGTAGTGGAACAGATCCAGCCGGATCTGGTGCTGATGGATATCCGCATGCCGGTGATGGATGGGTATGAAGCGACGCGGATTTTACAAAAACGCTACCCGGATCTGCGCATTATTGCACTGACGGCCTCAGTCATCCGGGGCGGAGAATCAACTCCAGACTTGCAGCTTTTTGATGCCCACCTGCACAAACCGGTCTTGCGACGTGAGCTGATTAATACACTGAAACAATTTCTGGTCATGCGAGAACCGGCCGCTGCCAGTCCAGCGCCGGAAACGAACACATCCCCCTATCAGCTGGACACGGCTGTACTGGAAAGCGTCAAGGATCAGCTGATGCCGCTGTACGAACAGGCGCGACAAACCCATAGCCTGAAAGACATCGGCCAGTTCGCCGTCGCATTACAACAACTATCAACTAAAAAAAGGATTAATCCGCTCGCCGAAATGGCCAGCAACCTGCTCGCCGCCATCGATACCTTTGATATCGTTCTGATCGAAAATCTGATGAGCAAATACCACACCCTGCTGACCAGTACTGAACTGCCATAA
- the prpF gene encoding 2-methylaconitate cis-trans isomerase PrpF — MSHVPQIKIPATYIRGGTSKGVFFRRLDLPAVAREPGDARDKILLRVIGSPDPYGQQIDGMGGATSSTSKTVIVDKSTQPGHDVDYLFGQVAINKAFVDWSGNCGNLTAAVGAFAIMSGFVDAERVPENGICTVRIWQKNISKTIIAHVPVSHGEVQETGDFELDGVTFPAAEVAIEFMDPADGEGSMFPTGNLVDDLEVPGIGTFRATMINAGIPTIFVNAADIGYAGTELQKDINSDAEALARFETMRAWGAVKMGLIADISEAAARQHTPKIAFVAPATAYVSSSGKQISAGDIDVCVRALSMGKLHHAMMGTASVAIATAAAVPGTLVNLAAGGVERDSVTFGHPSGTLRVGAAAEIVKGEWRAKKAVMSRSARVLMEGFVRIPGDAF, encoded by the coding sequence ATGTCTCACGTGCCTCAAATAAAAATCCCCGCCACTTATATACGTGGCGGTACGTCAAAAGGCGTGTTTTTCCGGCGTTTGGATTTGCCCGCCGTTGCCCGGGAACCGGGTGACGCTCGGGATAAGATTCTGTTGCGGGTCATCGGCAGCCCGGATCCCTATGGCCAGCAGATCGACGGCATGGGGGGCGCAACTTCCAGCACCTCCAAGACCGTGATTGTGGATAAAAGCACTCAGCCGGGTCACGACGTTGATTATCTGTTTGGTCAGGTCGCTATCAACAAGGCGTTTGTTGACTGGTCGGGTAATTGCGGCAATCTGACCGCAGCCGTCGGTGCCTTCGCCATTATGTCCGGTTTTGTCGATGCCGAACGGGTACCGGAAAACGGTATCTGCACGGTGCGCATCTGGCAAAAGAACATCAGCAAAACCATCATCGCACATGTACCTGTCAGCCATGGTGAAGTGCAGGAAACCGGTGATTTTGAGCTGGACGGCGTGACTTTTCCGGCGGCGGAAGTGGCCATTGAATTTATGGACCCCGCCGATGGCGAAGGATCGATGTTTCCGACCGGTAATCTGGTGGATGATCTCGAAGTCCCTGGCATTGGCACCTTCAGGGCGACCATGATCAATGCCGGTATTCCGACGATTTTTGTGAACGCGGCAGATATCGGTTACGCCGGCACCGAGCTGCAAAAAGACATCAATTCCGATGCCGAAGCGCTGGCACGTTTTGAAACCATGCGGGCCTGGGGTGCGGTGAAAATGGGGCTGATTGCCGATATATCCGAAGCCGCTGCACGTCAGCACACGCCTAAAATTGCGTTTGTGGCTCCGGCAACAGCGTATGTCTCATCCAGCGGCAAGCAGATCTCTGCCGGTGACATCGACGTGTGTGTCCGTGCCTTGTCGATGGGCAAACTACACCACGCCATGATGGGAACGGCTTCTGTGGCGATTGCCACTGCAGCAGCGGTGCCAGGCACTCTGGTGAATCTGGCTGCGGGTGGGGTTGAGCGTGATTCGGTTACCTTCGGTCATCCCTCCGGTACGTTGCGGGTGGGGGCAGCGGCGGAGATCGTAAAGGGTGAATGGCGGGCTAAGAAAGCCGTTATGAGCCGTTCTGCACGGGTGTTGATGGAAGGTTTTGTACGTATTCCAGGTGATGCGTTTTAG
- the acnD gene encoding Fe/S-dependent 2-methylisocitrate dehydratase AcnD: protein MNTEFRKNLPGTDLDYYDTRAAVDAIQPGAYAKLPYTSRVLAEQLVRRCEPAELTDSLKQLIERKRDLDFPWYPARVVCHDILGQTALVDLAGLRDAIADQGGDPAKVNPVVPTQLIVDHSLAVEAAGFDPDAFEKNRAIEDRRNADRFHFIEWTKTAFENVDVIPAGNGIMHQINLEKMSPVVQVQTDESGKQVAFPDTCVGTDSHTPHVDALGVIAIGVGGLEAETVMLGLPSMMRLPDIIGVRLIGKRQPGITATDIVLALTEFLRQQRVVGGYVEFFGEGASSLTIGDRATISNMTPEFGATAAMFYIDSQTIDYLKLTGREPEQVALVELYAKETGLWADALVAADYERVLQFDLSTVVRNMAGPSNPHRRLPTSDLTERGIADEGKLASGKQEEADGLMPDGAVIIAAITSCTNTSNPRNVVAAALLAKKANALGLTRKPWVKSSFAPGSKVAKLYLEEAGLLTELEKLGFGIVAYACTTCNGMSGALDPVIQQEIIDRDLYATAVLSGNRNFDGRIHPYAKQAFLASPPLVVAYAIAGTVRFDIEKDVLAVVDGKEITLKDLWPSDEEIDAIVASAVKPEQFRQIYIPMFDLGEIEQAKSPLYDWRPMSTYIRRPPYWEGALAGERSMKDMRPLAVLGDNITTDHLSPSNAIQANSAAGEYCAKMGLPEEDFNSYATHRGDHLTAQRATFANPKLLNEMCRDENGEVIQGSLARVEPEGEQMRMWEAIETYMNRKQPLIIVAGADYGQGSSRDWAAKGVRLAGVEVIVAEGFERIHRTNLVGMGVLPVEFKPGTTRLTLNLDGTETYTVKGSISPGCELSIEITRRNGELLEVPVTCRLDTATEVRVYNAGGVLQMFAKDFLQSA, encoded by the coding sequence ATGAACACTGAATTCCGTAAAAACCTGCCAGGTACCGACCTCGATTACTACGACACCCGTGCGGCGGTCGATGCCATTCAGCCCGGTGCCTATGCCAAACTGCCGTACACCTCGCGGGTGCTGGCGGAACAGCTGGTACGTCGTTGTGAACCCGCCGAATTGACGGATTCCCTGAAGCAGTTGATTGAACGCAAGCGCGATCTCGACTTTCCATGGTATCCGGCCCGTGTTGTATGTCACGACATTCTGGGGCAAACCGCATTGGTGGATCTGGCTGGCTTACGGGATGCCATTGCCGACCAGGGCGGTGACCCGGCCAAAGTGAATCCAGTGGTACCGACCCAGCTGATTGTTGACCATTCGCTGGCGGTGGAAGCCGCAGGTTTTGATCCAGACGCATTTGAGAAAAACCGGGCGATTGAAGACCGTCGTAATGCCGACCGTTTCCATTTTATTGAGTGGACCAAAACCGCATTCGAGAACGTCGATGTTATTCCGGCCGGTAACGGCATCATGCACCAGATCAACCTGGAAAAAATGTCGCCGGTAGTTCAGGTACAAACTGACGAAAGCGGTAAACAGGTGGCTTTCCCGGACACCTGTGTTGGCACCGATTCCCATACGCCACACGTGGATGCACTGGGTGTTATCGCCATTGGTGTGGGTGGTCTGGAAGCTGAAACCGTGATGCTGGGCCTGCCATCGATGATGCGCCTGCCAGACATTATTGGCGTCAGACTGATTGGCAAGCGTCAGCCCGGCATTACTGCCACCGATATCGTACTGGCGCTGACCGAGTTTTTGCGACAGCAGCGGGTAGTAGGGGGATACGTTGAATTCTTTGGGGAAGGGGCGTCCAGCCTGACCATTGGTGACCGCGCTACTATTTCCAATATGACCCCAGAATTTGGTGCTACGGCAGCGATGTTTTATATCGATTCGCAGACCATCGATTACCTGAAGTTAACCGGTCGTGAGCCGGAGCAAGTGGCGCTGGTTGAACTGTACGCCAAAGAAACAGGTTTGTGGGCAGATGCCCTGGTGGCTGCGGACTACGAACGGGTACTGCAATTCGACCTCTCGACCGTGGTGCGTAATATGGCCGGGCCGTCTAACCCGCACCGTCGTTTGCCGACCTCGGATCTGACTGAACGTGGTATTGCCGATGAAGGTAAGTTGGCGTCTGGCAAGCAAGAAGAGGCCGATGGCCTGATGCCGGATGGTGCCGTAATCATTGCTGCCATCACCTCCTGTACCAACACCTCGAATCCGCGCAACGTAGTAGCTGCCGCCTTGTTGGCGAAAAAAGCCAACGCACTGGGCCTGACCCGCAAGCCCTGGGTCAAGAGTTCATTTGCACCGGGTTCCAAGGTCGCCAAACTGTACCTGGAAGAAGCCGGTCTGCTGACGGAACTGGAAAAGCTTGGTTTTGGCATCGTCGCCTACGCCTGTACCACCTGTAACGGCATGTCAGGCGCGCTGGATCCTGTGATCCAGCAAGAAATCATCGACCGTGATCTGTACGCCACGGCAGTCCTGTCCGGTAACCGCAACTTCGATGGCCGTATTCACCCGTATGCCAAGCAGGCGTTCCTGGCCTCACCACCGCTGGTGGTTGCCTACGCGATTGCCGGTACGGTGCGTTTTGATATTGAAAAAGACGTACTGGCGGTGGTGGACGGTAAAGAGATTACGCTGAAAGACCTGTGGCCATCCGATGAAGAAATCGACGCCATTGTCGCATCGGCGGTCAAGCCCGAGCAGTTTCGGCAGATTTATATCCCGATGTTTGATCTCGGTGAAATCGAACAAGCCAAGAGTCCACTGTACGACTGGCGTCCAATGTCGACCTATATCCGCCGTCCTCCCTATTGGGAAGGTGCATTGGCCGGTGAACGCAGCATGAAGGACATGCGTCCACTGGCGGTGTTGGGAGACAACATCACGACCGATCACCTGTCGCCTTCCAATGCTATTCAGGCCAACAGCGCAGCGGGTGAATACTGCGCCAAAATGGGCCTGCCGGAAGAAGACTTCAACTCCTACGCGACACACCGGGGTGATCACCTCACCGCCCAGCGAGCCACGTTCGCCAACCCGAAACTGCTGAACGAAATGTGCCGCGATGAGAACGGCGAAGTCATTCAGGGTTCTCTGGCGCGAGTTGAGCCTGAAGGCGAACAGATGCGCATGTGGGAAGCCATTGAAACCTACATGAATCGCAAACAGCCACTGATTATTGTGGCCGGTGCCGATTATGGCCAGGGATCCTCCCGCGACTGGGCTGCCAAGGGCGTACGTCTGGCCGGTGTCGAAGTCATTGTGGCGGAAGGTTTCGAGCGCATTCACCGCACCAATCTGGTGGGGATGGGCGTATTACCGGTGGAATTCAAACCGGGTACCACGCGCCTGACGCTGAATCTGGACGGCACGGAAACCTACACCGTCAAGGGCTCCATCTCGCCAGGTTGCGAGCTGAGCATTGAAATCACTCGCCGTAATGGAGAGCTACTGGAAGTGCCCGTGACCTGTCGTCTGGATACCGCCACGGAAGTGCGTGTGTATAACGCCGGTGGGGTATTGCAGATGTTTGCCAAGGATTTTCTGCAAAGCGCCTGA